Below is a window of Cupriavidus sp. MP-37 DNA.
GGCCAACTCGATCGCGACGGTGGTGTCCACGGGCGTGCTCAAGCCGCACCACGCGGTGGCGATGGCAGCGATGTGCAACGTCGTCGCGATCTTCGTGTTCCACCTGAAGGTGGCGGCCACGGTCGGCACCGGGACCATCCAGGGCGGGGTCGTGGACCACTATGTCATCTTCGGTGCGCTGGTCGGGGCGATCGCGTGGAACGTCATCACCTGGTACTACGGCATTCCGTCGTCGTCGTCGCATGCGCTGATCGGCGGGCTAGTGGGCGCCGCGGTGGCCAAGGCCGGCACCGGCGCGCTGGTGGCCAGCGGGCTGCTGAAGACGGTGGCGTTCATCCTGGTGTCGCCGTTCCTCGGCTTCCTGCTGGGATCGCTGATGATGGTGATCGTCGGCTGGACCTTCTTCCGCACGCCGCCATCGCGCGTCGACCGCTGGTTCCGGCGGCTGCAGCTGGTATCGGCTTCGTTGTACAGCCTCGGTCATGGCGGCAATGACGCGCAGAAGACCATCGGCATCATCTGGATGCTGCTGATCGCCAGCGGCCATGTGCTGGCCGGCGACCCGCCGCCGACCTGGGTGATCGTCAGCTGCTACGTGGCGATCGGCATGGGCACGCTGTTCGGCGGCTGGCGCATCGTGCGCACCATGGGTCAGAAGATCACCAAGCTCAAGCCCGTGGGCGGCTTCTGCGCGGAGACCGGCGGTGCGCTGACGCTGTTCTTCGCCTCGGCGCTGGGCGTGCCGGTGTCGACCACGCACACGATCACCGGCGCCATCGTCGGGGTCGGCTCGTCGCAGAAGATGTCGGCGGTGCGCTGGGGCGTGGCCGGCAATATCGTCTGGGCCTGGGTGCTGACGATTCCGGCCTCGGCCTTCATGGCGGCGATCGCATGGTGGATCGGGCGCCATATCCTGTAACGCGGGTCGAGCCCGTATAGAAAAAAGCCAGGCATCTGCCTGGCTTTTTTGCTGCTGAATTTCGCTTGCAGCCAGTTTGCTCCCCTCTCCCGCTTGCGGGAGAGGGGCAGGGGGTGAGGGCAGGCACTGGCATACCACCAGCCTATACTTCGTTGGCGAGCCCGGCCCTCACCCCAACCCTTATATGAACACCGCCCCGGTTGCAAGGTTTTGGAACCAGCTTGACGTCGCAGGATGGGGCTGCTGCCTTATATCCGGCCTGGAGCGAGTACTTGTTCTCGCGGGCCACAATGGAAGCTGCTGAGAACCGTCCTCAATCTCTCGCCACGGGCTTGTAAGCCGCTTGGGTTGGGGCAGGTTTGGGTTCCCACGGTCC
It encodes the following:
- a CDS encoding inorganic phosphate transporter encodes the protein MQTIQMSLWVIALLVALALLFDFMNGFHDAANSIATVVSTGVLKPHHAVAMAAMCNVVAIFVFHLKVAATVGTGTIQGGVVDHYVIFGALVGAIAWNVITWYYGIPSSSSHALIGGLVGAAVAKAGTGALVASGLLKTVAFILVSPFLGFLLGSLMMVIVGWTFFRTPPSRVDRWFRRLQLVSASLYSLGHGGNDAQKTIGIIWMLLIASGHVLAGDPPPTWVIVSCYVAIGMGTLFGGWRIVRTMGQKITKLKPVGGFCAETGGALTLFFASALGVPVSTTHTITGAIVGVGSSQKMSAVRWGVAGNIVWAWVLTIPASAFMAAIAWWIGRHIL